The following proteins are co-located in the Syngnathus scovelli strain Florida chromosome 21, RoL_Ssco_1.2, whole genome shotgun sequence genome:
- the fam20a gene encoding pseudokinase FAM20A isoform X1, giving the protein MRKERLLLAVTLIAIFSADLYFILLPKLRNIEGLGQFCSCRRGNFSFHAQFSNWTSVPLQDVYTSGLPNGGSKLDSLFAHPLYNIQNPTLEAEEKLLQVDLLMNYYRKKISRWERHMKLYNEAASTSNITMTQHRVDFDVNANWLKFHTGISRHALYSRHDPAITRLLADMRDMMVVNADYTQDEKALKGACDCSQVVKPSGHHLKLALKMQNFGKAMFKPMRQERDEETPDDVFFFVDVQRHNAEIAAFHLDRILDFRRVPPVVGRYLNLTGEVLEVTRNDDLRAVFFTSPANNTCFFSKCLYTCKTEYAVCGHPDLLEGSLSAYLPSLSIAPRISIPNPWIRSYTFTGQEEWQVNPSYCDNIKKLYPYNSGNRLLNIIDMAVFDFLIGNMDRHHYEIFTKFGDGGFLLHLDNARGFGKHSQDEMSILAPLSQCCIIKRSTLLRLQLLAQPQFRLSDMMRESLQKDPLRPILTETHLLALDRRLVKILRAVQRCTRKLGSDQVITNDFIGATVNPRANAESKKAR; this is encoded by the exons ATGAGAAAAGAACGATTATTATTGGCCGTAACCCTCATCGCCATCTTCTCCGCTGACCTCTACTTCATCCTCCTGCCAAAGCTACGTAACATTGAAGGACTGGGACAGTTTTGCTCGTGTCGCCGTGGCAACTTCAGCTTCCATGCTCAGTTCTCCAACTGGACTTCTGTCCCGCTCCAGGATGTGTACACTTCTGGACTCCCCAATGGGGGTTCCAAACTTGACAGCTTGTTCGCCCATCCTTTGTATAACATCCAGAACCCGACGCTGGAAGCAGAGGAGAAGCTGCTCCAGGTGGACCTCCTGATGAATTACTACAGGAAGAAAATATCACGATGGGAAAG ACACATGAAGTTGTACAACGAAGCCGCGTCGACCTCCAACATCACCATGACCCAACACCGAGTGGACTTTGACGTCAACGCTAACTGGCTTAAGTTCCACACGGGAATTAGTCGCCATGCTCTGTACTCCCGCCATGACCCTGCCATCACGCGGCTGCTCGCGGACATGCGGGACATGATGGTGGTCAACGCAG ATTACACTCAAGATGAGAAGGCCCTGAAAGGAGCATGTGATTGCAGCCAAG TGGTGAAGCCCAGTGGGCACCACCTGAAACTGGCACTGAAGATGCAGAACTTTGGCAAGGCCATGTTCAAGCCAATGAG GCAGGAGAGGGACGAGGAGACTCCAGATGACGTCTTTTTCTTTGTGGATGTCCAGAGACACAATGCAGAGATTGCTGCCTTTCACTTGGACAG GATCTTGGACTTTCGAAGAGTTCCACCGGTGGTTGGCAGGTATCTGAACCTTACAGGCGAAGTGCTCGAAGTGACCCGAAATGATGACCTACGGGCTGTTTTCTTCACCTCccccg CAAACAACACttgctttttctccaaatgcctGTACACGTGCAAGACGGAATACGCAGTTTGTGGGCACCCCGACCTACTGGAAGGTTCTTTGTCCGCCTACCTACCCAGCCTCAGCATCGCCCCCCGTATCTCCATCCCCAACCCTTGGATACGCTCATACACTTTCACCGGCCAGGAAGA ATGGCAGGTGAATCCATCCTACTGCGACAACATAAAGAAGCTTTATCCTTACAACTCAGGCAACCGGCTCCTCAACATAATCGACATGGCCGTCTTTGACTTTCTTATAG gcaacATGGACAGACACCACTATGAGATTTTCACCAAATTTGGCGATGGAGGATTTCTTCTTCACTTGGATAACGCCAGAgg ATTTGGGAAGCACAGTCAAGATGAGATGTCCATCCTTGCGCCACTCTCTCAGTGCTGCAT AATAAAGCGCTCCACTCTCCTGCGGCTCCAGCTGTTGGCCCAACCGCAGTTCAGACTGAGCGACATGATGAGGGAGTCTCTGCAAAAAGACCCCCTGCGGCCCATCCTAACAGAAACTCATCTCTTAGCCCTGGATCGCCGCCTCGTGAAGATCCTGCGAGCGGTCCAACGTTGCACGCGCAAGCTGGGTTCCGACCAGGTCATCACCAATGACTTCATCGGAGCTACGGTGAACCCTCGGGCCAACGCAGAGAGCAAAAAGGCCAGGTAG
- the fam20a gene encoding pseudokinase FAM20A isoform X2 — translation MRKERLLLAVTLIAIFSADLYFILLPKLRNIEGLGQFCSCRRGNFSFHAQFSNWTSVPLQDVYTSGLPNGGSKLDSLFAHPLYNIQNPTLEAEEKLLQVDLLMNYYRKKISRWERHMKLYNEAASTSNITMTQHRVDFDVNANWLKFHTGISRHALYSRHDPAITRLLADMRDMMVVNADYTQDEKALKGACDCSQVVKPSGHHLKLALKMQNFGKAMFKPMRQERDEETPDDVFFFVDVQRHNAEIAAFHLDRILDFRRVPPVVGRYLNLTGEVLEVTRNDDLRAVFFTSPANNTCFFSKCLYTCKTEYAVCGHPDLLEGSLSAYLPSLSIAPRISIPNPWIRSYTFTGQEEWQVNPSYCDNIKKLYPYNSGNRLLNIIDMAVFDFLIGNMDRHHYEIFTKFGDGGFLLHLDNARGTLIVDLGSTVKMRCPSLRHSLSAA, via the exons ATGAGAAAAGAACGATTATTATTGGCCGTAACCCTCATCGCCATCTTCTCCGCTGACCTCTACTTCATCCTCCTGCCAAAGCTACGTAACATTGAAGGACTGGGACAGTTTTGCTCGTGTCGCCGTGGCAACTTCAGCTTCCATGCTCAGTTCTCCAACTGGACTTCTGTCCCGCTCCAGGATGTGTACACTTCTGGACTCCCCAATGGGGGTTCCAAACTTGACAGCTTGTTCGCCCATCCTTTGTATAACATCCAGAACCCGACGCTGGAAGCAGAGGAGAAGCTGCTCCAGGTGGACCTCCTGATGAATTACTACAGGAAGAAAATATCACGATGGGAAAG ACACATGAAGTTGTACAACGAAGCCGCGTCGACCTCCAACATCACCATGACCCAACACCGAGTGGACTTTGACGTCAACGCTAACTGGCTTAAGTTCCACACGGGAATTAGTCGCCATGCTCTGTACTCCCGCCATGACCCTGCCATCACGCGGCTGCTCGCGGACATGCGGGACATGATGGTGGTCAACGCAG ATTACACTCAAGATGAGAAGGCCCTGAAAGGAGCATGTGATTGCAGCCAAG TGGTGAAGCCCAGTGGGCACCACCTGAAACTGGCACTGAAGATGCAGAACTTTGGCAAGGCCATGTTCAAGCCAATGAG GCAGGAGAGGGACGAGGAGACTCCAGATGACGTCTTTTTCTTTGTGGATGTCCAGAGACACAATGCAGAGATTGCTGCCTTTCACTTGGACAG GATCTTGGACTTTCGAAGAGTTCCACCGGTGGTTGGCAGGTATCTGAACCTTACAGGCGAAGTGCTCGAAGTGACCCGAAATGATGACCTACGGGCTGTTTTCTTCACCTCccccg CAAACAACACttgctttttctccaaatgcctGTACACGTGCAAGACGGAATACGCAGTTTGTGGGCACCCCGACCTACTGGAAGGTTCTTTGTCCGCCTACCTACCCAGCCTCAGCATCGCCCCCCGTATCTCCATCCCCAACCCTTGGATACGCTCATACACTTTCACCGGCCAGGAAGA ATGGCAGGTGAATCCATCCTACTGCGACAACATAAAGAAGCTTTATCCTTACAACTCAGGCAACCGGCTCCTCAACATAATCGACATGGCCGTCTTTGACTTTCTTATAG gcaacATGGACAGACACCACTATGAGATTTTCACCAAATTTGGCGATGGAGGATTTCTTCTTCACTTGGATAACGCCAGAgg TACCTTGATTGTAGATTTGGGAAGCACAGTCAAGATGAGATGTCCATCCTTGCGCCACTCTCTCAGTGCTGCAT AA
- the LOC125991479 gene encoding cAMP-dependent protein kinase type I-alpha regulatory subunit, with product MASGSTSSEEERSLRECEQYVQKHNIQQLLKDCIVQLCTSRPERPMAFLREYFERLEKEEAKQIQNQQKASSRSDSRDEEVSPPMNPVVKGRRRRGAFSAEVYTEEDAASYVRKVIPKDYKTMAALAKAIEKNVLFSHLDDNERSDIFDAMFPVTYIAGETVILQGDEGDNFYVIDQGEMDVYVNNEWVTSIGEGGSFGELALIYGTPRAATVRAKTNVKLWGIDRDSYRRILMGSTLRKRKMYEEFLRKVSILESLDKWERLTVADALEPVQFEDGQKIVVQGEPGDEFFIILEGSAAVLQRRSENEEFVEVGRLGPSDYFGEIALLMNRPRAATVVARGPLKCVKLDRPRFERVLGPCSDILKRNIQQYNSFVSLSV from the exons ATGGCTTCTGGAAGCACGAGCAGCGAAGAGGAGCGCAGCCTGAGGGAGTGCGAGCAGTACGTGCAGAAACACAACAttcaacagctgctgaaggactGCATTGTCCAGCTGTGCACCTCCAGGCCCGAGCGGCCCATGGCTTTCCTCAGGGAGTACTTTGAGCGTCTTGAGAAG GAGGAGGCTAAGCAGATCCAGAACCAGCAGAAGGCCAGTTCGCGCTCTGACTCCCGTGACGAGGAGGTGTCCCCGCCCATGAACCCGGTGGTGAAGGGTCGCAGGCGGCGGGGAGCCTTCAGCGCTGAGGTTTACACGGAGGAGGATGCCGCCTCTTATGTCAGAAAG GTCATTCCGAAGGACTACAAGACAATGGCGGCCTTAGCCAAAGCTATTGAAAAGAACGTGCTCTTCTCGCACTTGGACGACAATGAAAGGAG TGACATCTTTGACGCTATGTTTCCTGTCACCTACATCGCCGGGGAGACCGTCATTTTGCAGG GTGATGAGGGTGACAATTTCTACGTTATTGACCAAGGAGAGATGGAT GTGTACGTGAACAACGAATGGGTCACGAGCATCGGCGAAGGCGGCAGCTTCGGAGAGCTGGCGCTGATATATGGCACCCCGAGGGCCGCCACAGTCCGGGCCAAGACCAACGTCAAGCTGTGGGGCATCGACAGAGACAGCTACAGGAGAATACTCATG GGAAGCACtttgaggaagaggaagatgtATGAGGAATTCCTGAGGAAAGTGTCCATTTTAG AGTCTCTGGACAAGTGGGAGCGCCTGACCGTCGCCGACGCCCTGGAGCCGGTCCAGTTTGAGGACGGCCAGAAGATTGTGGTGCAGGGAGAACCTGGAGATGAGTTCTTCATCATTTTGGAG GGTTCTGCTGCGGTGCTGCAACGTCGCTCGGAGAACGAGGAGTTTGTCGAAGTGGGAAGATTAGGACCATCCGACTACTTTG GTGAGATCGCGCTGCTGATGAACCGCCCCCGCGCTGCCACCGTGGTGGCCCGCGGCCCCCTGAAGTGCGTCAAGCTGGACCGGCCTCGCTTCGAGCGCGTGCTGGGCCCGTGCTCGGACATCCTCAAACGCAACATCCAACAGTACAACAGCTTCGTCTCGCTGTCGGTCTGA